The sequence below is a genomic window from Dioscorea cayenensis subsp. rotundata cultivar TDr96_F1 chromosome 6, TDr96_F1_v2_PseudoChromosome.rev07_lg8_w22 25.fasta, whole genome shotgun sequence.
ACTTCACAATCGGCTCGACGGAGGTTTGATGATAATGAGGATGATGACAATGAGTTATTTCCTGTATCGTGATTGTAtcatgtgtatgtgtatgtgtatgttaTGATTAGATGGAGGAGTAATGTGTTTGATCTGTTATATATGCAAATGAAAAACCGATGATGTGTTGCTTctcaaaggaaaaacaaaattattatgtattgCTTCAATAGtaataaactatatatacatacatgtaaaGATTCGtgtttaattgtgtatttttctgtgtttttagtcattctaaatatttttaggtacaattaagttttcatatttggtcgagttgggtcgttctagtccacggtaatatttttagatacaattaagtATTCGTATTTGGTCGAGTTGAATTGTTCTAATCCACGGCAATATTTTTAGGttcaattaaatatttgtaatttacatTTGCTCATCTACATCGCAGACTAGAATGACTCAACTTCTGAGAAATTaattgtacataaaaatattgtaaaaactaaaaaaaaataaaaagtaaacatCTATATAACAACTAAAccgtgtgtgtgtatatatatatggtatgaTTAATGGAATCAAAATTAGTAAATTAACTAAAAAGtggattatttcaaaataaaaatttataaaggaaataaaattttcagCTCATTCCCACTATTACTTGAGGggcccttatatatatatatatatatatatatatatatatataaaaggaagGCCTTTTTGGTTTCGCGAGCTGGTCACTGCCGTGGTTTCCTTCGAGAGGGAAGCCGCTTCAAGGTTTGTGCTTTGCTTCCATGGTTTATCATTCTCTTTGTCCTCTAGGGTTTCGATTGTTCCCATTTCTTCTCGTGTTGGTGCTGgattattgtggtaatttttttaaatttttttttaaatttttttttggttttaatggGGATGGAATtggatttctagggttttgttggATTGATTTGAATCGAGTTGTCTGGGAGAGGGGAGGATGGAGGAGGTGAAGCATCGGTCGAGGAGGGAGGATGGGGAGAGGAAGGAGGAGTCAAAGAGGGAGAGGCACCGGGAGAGGGAGAAGGGGAGGGATAGGGATAGGGATTCTGTCGAGCCAGAGAGCAGGCGATCGGAGAGGGAGAGGAGTTCTGATGATAAGCACCGGGAGAAGCATAGAGATCGGAAGGACCGTGAAAGGGATAGGAATGGTGATTTTGTCGATCGGGATGCTCGCAGGTCGGAGAAGGAAAAGGATAGGGATAGGGATCGTGGCAGGGATAGAGATTCGCGGCACAAAGAGAAGGAGCGGGACAAGGCCAAGAAGGATGTGGgcaaggaggagaaggagaaggataaAGAGAGGGAGGAGAAGGAAAAGGAGAGGACGAGAGAGAGGGAGAAAGGAGAGGGAGGAAAGAGCTAGAGAAAGGGAAGAGAGGGAGAAGGAGAGGGAGGAAAGAGCTAGAGAAAGGGAAGAGAGGGAAAAGGAAAGGGCCAGAGagagggaagagagagagagggagaaggAGAGAGCTAGAAAGAGGGAGGAAAGGGAGGAGAGGGAGCGGGAGAGGACCAGGGAGAAGCGTCGAGAAAGGGAACGGGATGAGGATAGAGAGGAGGATGGAAGGGACCATGAGAGGAAGAGGCGGAGGAGGGAAGACTCCAGGGAGCGAGATCGTGAACGGAGTAGTCGGTCAGAGAGGCACAAAGAGGAGGCAGAGGATCacgaggagaagaaaaagaagacccGTGAGGAGGATATGGAGGAGGAGCAGCGCAAGCTGGATGAGGAGATGGATAAGAGGCGGCGGAGAGTTCAGGAATGGCAAGAGTtaaagaggaagaaagaggAACAGGAGAGAGAGAAGATGGGTGAGGGTAATGCAGATGAGGAACCCAAGTCTGGGAAGAACTGGACCTTGGAGGGTGAGTCTGATGATGATGAGTCTGCACCTATTAAGGTGGATGAGAAAGATACAGCAGCAGGTGAAGATTCTGTGAAACCCAGTGTCGAGGATGCTGATGCGATGAATGTTGATTCAGGAGATGGGAATGTTGTGCCTGATGGAACAACTGATGGTGCTAATGAAGAGGAGGAAATTGACCCATTGGATGCATTTATGAATTCGATGGTGTTGCCCGAAGTTGAGAAGCTGAACAACAGTTCTGAGAATGCTGTGAAACCTGAGGAGAAGATAACCGAGACTGAGAAGAAGGCTTCAAAGGATGGTCTTAGTAATGGAAATCAAGCAAGGAAGGCGGCCAAGAGTTCTGTTGGCAGGATACTTCCCAGTGATGATTCTGACTCTGATTATGGCGATCTTGAGAATGATGAAGTAAAtcttgaagatgaagatgatgatgatttcaTGAAACGAGTGAAGAAAACGAAGGTTGAGAAGTTGTCTATTGTGGACCACTCGAAGATAAAGTACCCAGAGTTCAGGAAAAATTTCTACATTGAAGTCAAGGAGATATCCAAGATGACTTCTGAGGAGGTTGCAGCCTATAGAAAACAACTTGAGTTGAAGGTTCATGGGAAAGACGTGCCAAAGCCTATTAAAACATGGAACCAAACTGGATTGACAAGCAAGATTTTGGATACAATTAAGAAACTTAATTTTGAGAAGCCTATGCCTATTCAAGCTCAGGCGTTTCctataattatgagtggccgaGACTGCATTGGAATTGCGAAGACTGGTTCTGGTAAAACGCTAGCTTTTGTGCTGCCAATGTTGAGGCATATCAAAGACCAGCCACCTCTGAATTCTGGAGATGGGCCAATTGCGCTTATAATGGCTCCAACCAGGGAGCTTGTGCAACAAATTCACAGTGATATCAAGAAATTTGCAAAGGTTTTGAATATAGGGTGTGTGCCTGTGTATGGAGGCTCTGGTGTTGCACAACAGATAAGTGAACTGAAGCGAGGTACTGAAATTGTTGTCTGCACTCCTGGAAGAATGATTGATATCCTTTGTACCAGTGGTGGAAAAATAACAAACCTTCGCAGAGTGACCTACTTGGTTATGGATGAAGCTGATCGAATGTTTGATATGGGTTTTGAGCCTCAAATTACAAGGATAGTCCAGAATACCCGACCGGACCGGCAGACTGTGCTCTTTTCGGCGACTTTTCCTCGGCAAGTTGAGATCTTGGCGCGCAAGGTGTTGAACAAACCTGCTGAAGTTCAGGTTGGAGGAAGGAGTGTTGTTAACAAAGATATAACCCAGTTGGTTGAAGTCAGACCAGAAAATGAAAGGTTTTTAAGACTCTTGGAACTTTTGGGAGAATGGTACGAGAAGGGGAAAATCCTTGTCTTTGTCCATTCACAAGACAAATGTGATTCCTTGTTCAAGGAACTAATCAGACATGGCTATCCTTGTCTATCACTTCATGGGGCGAAGGACCAGACAGATCGGGAGAGTACCATATCTGATTTTAAGAGCAACGTCTGCAACTTGTTGATTGCCACAAGCATTGCTGCTAGAGGTCTTGATGTTAAGGAACTTGAGCTGGTGGTTAATTTTGATGTCCCAAACCATTATGAGGACTATGTTCATCGGGTTGGCCGAACAGGGAGAGCTGGAAAGAAGGGTTGTGCTATCACATTTATTTCAGAGGAAGATGCGAGATATGCTCCTGATCTTGTGAAAGCTTTGGAACTTTCAGAACAAGCTGTTCCTGAAGATCTTAAGGCGCTTGCTGATGGGTTTATGGCAAAGGTGAATCAGGGTATGGAGCATGCTCATGGAACTGGCTATGGAGGAAGTGGTTTCAAGTTCaatgaagaggaggatgaggcAAGGAAGGCTGCGAAGAAAGCTCAAGCTAGAGAATTTGGATTCGAGGAGGATAAATCAGATTCAGACTCTGAAGATGAAGGGATCCGGAAAGCTGGAGGAGATCTTTCACAGGCTACTTCTATTGCTCAAGTTGCTGCGTTAGCAGCTGCTAAAGCTGCTGCTTTGACAGCTCCTGCCACTACATCTGTGTTGATGCCTACTGGGAATTTGCCTGCTGTGCCAATCCCGGTTGTACCAGGCCAATCTGTGGCTCCGTCTCTCCCTGTTGTGGGTGTGCCTAATGAAGCTGCTGCTCGGGCCACTGCATTAGCTGCTGCCATTAATCTACAACACAATTTGGCAAGGATCCATGCTGATGCCATGCCAGAGCATTATGAAGCCGAACTGGAGATTAATGATTTCCCCCAGAATGCTCGTTGGAAAATTACCCACAAAGAGACCTTGGGTCCAATTTCAGATTGGACGGGAGCTGCAATCACCACGCGGGGGCAGTTTTTTCCTCCTGGTAAAATTCCTGGTCCAGGAGAACGCAAGCTTTACCTATTCATTGAAGGCCCGACCGAGTCTTCTGTGAAGAAAGCTAAAGCTGAAGTAAAACGAGTGCTAGAGGATTACACAGCTCAAGCATTATCTCTCCCTGGTGCCGCCCAACCAGGCAAGTATTCTGTCATTTAAGGCATGCTCCTATTGGTATTAGTCTATGAGAATGAGATGCTTCATAtgactttatttttaattgtgacAGATATAGTTTCAGTCTGTTGTTACTGACATTTTTCATGTGCAAAGGTGTATTTTTTTGGCATCTGTTAATTAGTTATGTTAGTTTCTTATCTGGACACAAAATGAAACCTCAATATGGATCCTTATTGTTTACACATGTCTtacaatatgatttttattttcatttgttcttgGTCCTTTGCATATTGCTCTTGTTTCTACCTTTGGGGATCCCTTAGAAGAATTCTATCATTTGATTGCACTGTCCTATCTGTTCTCAGGATTTAGGGGAtgcaatattatattttaatctgTTCCACGTGTTTGAGTTGGCATGCTATGGTTGTATTATTAAAATCAGAGATTGGATAAAATTATCTCGTGCGTTGCTTGTCAGTGATATGAATCcttcataataatttattatctcAGTGTGGCTGAGGAGTTAGTCTACCTGTTTTGGCCATGAGATTAAGCTGCCTTCTTGTTTATTAATCATAAGTACTTATTAGTTCTTTTTCAACCTTCTCTGCATCTTCAAAGGAGAAACTGATTTATCCTTTTGCTAGCCaatgtttcttcatctttatggTAAGCCCCTTGTATAATTAGGCAGAGTCTTAGTGAACTTCATTGAATTTTTAACTGATTATAGAAATGTGACAATCCAAAATTCAGTGCTAGTGAAGTTTCCATCTGATTGCCCCCATGGATCACTTGTTAAACTATCTAGAGTTGTACGCTTTGCTGTAAGCTGTTGTTGTGTATTGATCTTTCCTCTGCCGAACTCCTTTTTGCTTTTCCTGGCTTAGTTTGAATTTTGATGACCTCTGTGTGAACTACTTTCTGTTGGTATTCCTAAATCTGCAGTCTCGGAGAGAACCTAGATTAGATGTGTATTGTCTTGGTATATGTACTTCTTAAGCATGCCTCCAACCATTTGTCAAATCCGAATCATGtagatcttttattttttggccTTCACAAACTGAACTGGCTTGTTAAGGGATTCCTGTAAAACTCAACCTTTGTTTCATTATCATGCACATTGGTCACTAACTTATTTTGTTGAGTTGCTGTGATTGGCAAAGACATTTTGATTGTCTTCTTGAATTTTGGATGTCTTCTCccggtttgatttttttccttttcatcctTTTACGCGAGGGAAATGGTCTATACTTCTGCTTGGTTCTGCAACCGCACTGACCAACATGGTGGCAAGCTGACTGGCAAGACAGACGGTGGgacctagatttttttcttcaaccCACCATATGTGTGTGCCTGTTGTCTTTTGATACCATTTTATCTGTGCTTGTTGTAGGTTTGGATGGGAGCATCCAGGGCTCTTTGGTAGCTTGGATATCAGTTCCAATGTAACCATTCCTGCCTACCGACATTCTTTCAACTTTTCTTTAAGTAAATATGATGTTTTCCGCCGATTTTCCTATTGATTGATACTGATAGTCTTTCCCAGTTTTCTATCTATTGGTTGAGATTGATAAGTTAAGCTTGAATCATCGCATGTTGTCTGCCTCCTCCTCGCCATTCTGGATGGGCTGGAAAAAGGCTACAATGAGTACA
It includes:
- the LOC120263956 gene encoding LOW QUALITY PROTEIN: DEAD-box ATP-dependent RNA helicase 42-like (The sequence of the model RefSeq protein was modified relative to this genomic sequence to represent the inferred CDS: deleted 1 base in 1 codon) is translated as MEEVKHRSRREDGERKEESKRERHREREKGRDRDRDSVEPESRRSERERSSDDKHREKHRDRKDRERDRNGDFVDRDARRSEKEKDRDRDRGRDRDSRHKEKERDKAKKDVGKEEKEKDKEREEKEKERTREREKEREERAREREEREKEREERAREREEREKERAREREEREREKERARKREEREERERERTREKRRERERDEDREEDGRDHERKRRRREDSRERDRERSSRSERHKEEAEDHEEKKKKTREEDMEEEQRKLDEEMDKRRRRVQEWQELKRKKEEQEREKMGEGNADEEPKSGKNWTLEGESDDDESAPIKVDEKDTAAGEDSVKPSVEDADAMNVDSGDGNVVPDGTTDGANEEEEIDPLDAFMNSMVLPEVEKLNNSSENAVKPEEKITETEKKASKDGLSNGNQARKAAKSSVGRILPSDDSDSDYGDLENDEVNLEDEDDDDFMKRVKKTKVEKLSIVDHSKIKYPEFRKNFYIEVKEISKMTSEEVAAYRKQLELKVHGKDVPKPIKTWNQTGLTSKILDTIKKLNFEKPMPIQAQAFPIIMSGRDCIGIAKTGSGKTLAFVLPMLRHIKDQPPLNSGDGPIALIMAPTRELVQQIHSDIKKFAKVLNIGCVPVYGGSGVAQQISELKRGTEIVVCTPGRMIDILCTSGGKITNLRRVTYLVMDEADRMFDMGFEPQITRIVQNTRPDRQTVLFSATFPRQVEILARKVLNKPAEVQVGGRSVVNKDITQLVEVRPENERFLRLLELLGEWYEKGKILVFVHSQDKCDSLFKELIRHGYPCLSLHGAKDQTDRESTISDFKSNVCNLLIATSIAARGLDVKELELVVNFDVPNHYEDYVHRVGRTGRAGKKGCAITFISEEDARYAPDLVKALELSEQAVPEDLKALADGFMAKVNQGMEHAHGTGYGGSGFKFNEEEDEARKAAKKAQAREFGFEEDKSDSDSEDEGIRKAGGDLSQATSIAQVAALAAAKAAALTAPATTSVLMPTGNLPAVPIPVVPGQSVAPSLPVVGVPNEAAARATALAAAINLQHNLARIHADAMPEHYEAELEINDFPQNARWKITHKETLGPISDWTGAAITTRGQFFPPGKIPGPGERKLYLFIEGPTESSVKKAKAEVKRVLEDYTAQALSLPGAAQPGKYSVI